Within Dehalococcoidia bacterium, the genomic segment CATTCAGGCCAATGGCGTTCACAGCAACGTAGGCCATATCGTGCAATACAAGGATGGAAAGCTGACCGTAGTGTCAGACTAGAAGATCTACAAATTGTAGTCAAGCACTATTCGAAGGGGGCATCCCAATGGGATGCCCCCTTCGAAATGGGACCAGCATCGGGATAGGCTGAGTGACAACAGCATCTGACCACACCTTGGCAGACCCCTTCATAGTTTCCTATGTGGGTCCAAGGTCAAAGCTAACTGATTTGTGCCGCGTAATCCCCCTTTGGGCTCATCTTGCATTGGAAGAGATTCCGTCTCGACAAAGAGGGGCTACATATTTCTGTAGAAAGAGAGGTCTGTTTTGCCAATTATGAAACCAGACTGCATTCTTGAAGTACAAAATCTCACCAAAAACTTTGGTGGCTTAAGAGCTGTAGACGACCTGAGTTTTGACATATGCCACCAGGAGATATTGGGCTTGATCGGCCCGAACGGTTCAGGCAAGACCACCACTATTAACATCTTGGCAGGGACTCATAAACCATCAGCTGGCCAGATACTCTTTAGAGACACTCCTATACAAGGATTTCCCCCATGGAAGATTGCCATGATGGGTATTGCGCGGACCTTTCAACAGACACAGTCTTTCGTATCGGCTACCACTCTGGAGAGCGTGGTATACGGTTGCCACGTACGTGAGAGAAGCGGCATCATAGCCAGCCAGTTATTGCGGAGAAAAGTGAACAGGGAGCTAAAGGCTTCTCAGGCTAAAGCCATGGGAATACTGGAGACGTTGGGGCTCACAGAATATACAACCAGACCAGCGGCCAGCTTGCCTCCGGGAGCGCAGAGGATACTGGCTATCGCCATGTGTCTTGCCGGCAACCCCAAGCTTTTGCTTCTGGATGAGCCGGTATGCGGTCTAAGCGCTGAGGAAAGCAACAAAGTCGTTGGCGTGATTCGGAAGCTGAGAGATCAGGGACTGACCGTGTTGGTTATCGACCATGATATGCGGGTGATGATGAACATCTGCGACCGCCTGGTAGTCATAGACCGCGGTAGCAAAATCGCTGAAGGTGTTCCAAAAGAAATACAAGCCAATGAACAGGTGTTGAGGCCTACTTGGGTCGTCGCGGGGGCACTC encodes:
- a CDS encoding ABC transporter ATP-binding protein, with amino-acid sequence MKPDCILEVQNLTKNFGGLRAVDDLSFDICHQEILGLIGPNGSGKTTTINILAGTHKPSAGQILFRDTPIQGFPPWKIAMMGIARTFQQTQSFVSATTLESVVYGCHVRERSGIIASQLLRRKVNRELKASQAKAMGILETLGLTEYTTRPAASLPPGAQRILAIAMCLAGNPKLLLLDEPVCGLSAEESNKVVGVIRKLRDQGLTVLVIDHDMRVMMNICDRLVVIDRGSKIAEGVPKEIQANEQVLRPTWVVAGALRRTTRTVLKIESL